One Triticum dicoccoides isolate Atlit2015 ecotype Zavitan chromosome 3B, WEW_v2.0, whole genome shotgun sequence genomic window, TTTCAAGGGGATGGAGCCTTAAACAGCTAGATGCTTAGAACGCGTTTCTACATGATGTTCCGAAAGAGGAGGTCTATATGAGGCAACCACCAGGGTATGAAAACAAACAAACACCTCATCATGTTTGCAAACTTGGTAAAGCTCTTTATGGTTTGAAACAGTCACCTAAAGCATGATTCTCAAGGTTGAGTTCATAGTTGAAGCACCTTGGTTTTGTTCCATCAAAAGcacatgactctatgtgaatgcctccggcggtgtaccgggatatgcaatacatCTCTCCTTGTTTATAACAAGGCAAACACTGTTATATTTGTgctcatatatgttgatgacatcatgctTGCAAGCTCctcacaaaatgctactgatgctcTCTTACATGATCTGAGCTCAGAATTTGCATTAAAGGATCTTGGTGACTTACACTTCTTCGTAGGTATTGAGGTTAAGAAGATTCcagatggtataatgttgaatcaagAAAAACATGCCACTGAACTTCTGACTCGTATGGGAATGAAGGACTGCAAGCCTTCACCCACACCATTGTCTTCTTCTGAACAACTTTCGACACATGAAGGAGAACCACTTAAGGAAGAGGAGAGCACAAAGTATAGAAGTACTGTTGGAGCTCTACAGTACTTGACTTTGACACGGCTAGACATATCATTTGTTGTGAACAAGGTTTGTCAATACCTGCATGCTCCTACCTCCACTCATTGGGTAGCTGTCAAAAGGATTGTACTGTATATTAAGCGCATTGTGAGTTTGGGACTTCAGTTTGGACGTTCTAGTTCTACTCTTGTTAGTATTTTCTCTGATGCTGACTGGACATGCTATAGTGACGATGCAATCTTCCTTTGGTTCTAATCTTATTTCTTGGGGTGCCAGGAAACAGGCAACAGTGTCAAGGCCAAGGGCAAAAGCTGAGTAAAAATCCTTGGCCAATGCTACTGCTCAAATAATTTGGTTGGAATACTTGCTTGCAGAGTTGGGATAAAACAGCAGCGCACTTTCTGTCTATGGTGTGACAATTTAGGTGCAACTTATCTATCTGCTAACACAATCTTTCATGCTAGAACCAAACATGTTGAGATAGATTTTCATTTTGTTCGAAGAAGGGTTGCAGAGAAGAAATTGGAGATAAGATTCATTCCTTCTAACGATTAAGCTGCAGATGGTTTTACAAAAGCTTTGCCAGTCAAATCATTTGTAGAGCTCAAGAACAATCTTAATCtaggatagttgagattaagggaggaTGTTAGACTTAGAGCCCTATACGCATGTAATCTCAACTCTAATATATCTCTATCTCCTCTCTTAAACCTCTCGTATTATCTTCTGTAACTGCATTTATCTCCTGCGATCGGGCGTTGCTTGTAAGCCACGACAGGGCTCCTGCCATCGACAATAAACCTCATGCAGTTCCACATCAATCTTACAGAAGTTTGTGCAAGTTTTTGAATTGATAAAAATGCTTGGTTGACATCTCATTGATCATGCAACCATGATAAAATATATCAGGTGAACTCTAGGTTTTTTGTCATATAATTTGGTCACATACTAGGGGTAAAACTGTCTTTTCAGGTCAAACTTGACAACGTTAATAATCAAAAACTAGCGGGAGTGTCATGTAGGGAACAAAATAAAGTTTGAGATAAAAGAATTATTCTTAGGACCGATACAGAAAGCAAATttcaaaaggaaaggccaaataaggaattctctcttgcTTGCAACCGAGCATAAAAGTATCTGCCATCGCTCTGCCTGTGGCCTCGAGGCATTGAACTGCTCAGCAACCAAGGCATCGACGCTACAGATCTGGGGAGCACGGCTAAAGTGGGCTTCATACTGATatagacaagctttttcggacggatggAGTATGCAATAGTAACATTTACCAGCACAAAGCTAATATAAGCCATTTTAGGTATTCCAATATATACTACATAAATATAAGCCATTTTAGATATTCCAatacatactactccctctgtcccaaaaataAGTGTTAGTACAAATTTACTAGTacaaaattgagacacttatttttgagacggagggagtacatacgccgcaaaatgagtgaatctacactatgcGTCTATATACATCTTTATGTAGTCCATaatgaaatctctaaaaggtcttgTATTTAAAAACGGTGGGAGTattgtatttagaaacggagggagtacaaccgaTGCCAAAAGATGAGAAAGGAATGCATGTTTCGGTTTTGAACCAACCCGCAACAACCCTGTGGAGGCAAGATTTGAAGCAAAGAGCTTGCCGGCGGAAAGAAGATTTGGAAACCAAATCCGGCTGATTATTCATCTAGCTTTTGGATGAGTTCACATCCAAAAAAAACAGTAGCTGGACTCCTGAGACTCTTCACTAAAAGGCATGGAGGAACTCAAGATTTTGGAGCCGGTCCACGGCTTGTTATCCATTTCAATCAGGCCGCAGGACTGTGGCACTTCACTAATCAGAGAAAGTTGCATGAAGGGCATCCACAAACCATACCGTACTTAACAACTGTGTAAAACCCATGATAAAAATTGCAGTCATTAGTGTCCGGCTACAGATTGGAAGAGCTCCAGATTTCGCAAGGGAACTCTGGAGCACTTTTGCAACAACCATGGATACCATTTGACAGGCACTTTTGCAACAACCATGAATACCATTTGACGGAATGGTACTCCCTCTGCAAggaaatataagatcgtttagatcactTGATCTAAACGACCTTATATTTCCTTGCAGAGGGAGTAATTTGGATGCGAAACCCAATTAACCTTTTTATTGGGCTGTTTTCACTTATGATTCCAGATCAGAAATACGATGAGTTTAGGCACACAATCTAATTGGGCAACTAAATGATGTGAACATCAGCTAACATATAACAAGGTGCCTTAGACTATGTAATGTCAGAATGACCAAAGATGACGATGTGTGTCTCGAACAGAGAAAGCTAGGAATTTAACAGCAAGTGCACAGATGGAGAGGGAGAGGATGCCACAAGATTGACAAAGTGGCATATTGATGCAATGATGCACCAAACGTTACTGATAGAAAACAGAAATGGCCTAATAAGAATATGTTTTAGCTGTTCATCCAAGTCATCGAGCATCATAAACCCACCTCACATGATAGCAGCATTAGGCTACAATCCATAAAAACAATTAATACAGATTTGCATACCACAAGGACATCAAATTTTTGAGCATTCTTGATGAAACAAATCGACAAAGCCACATAGTtataacctcaaaacacaagcgcaCTTAAATGATTTAGCATAACACAAGTCTATCAAAATTCCTTGGTAAACTGAGTGCCATCATAAAATGCTTTGAACCGTGCACACTGAATGTAACTAACTGAAAATACAGTCTTAAAATTGAAAAGGAATTTCTAATTCCAGTCTCATTTGCAAAACACTGTGGATTCCCATGAAAAGGCATGGAAGATTTGCTACCACAATAAACAAAAGAGCTATGACGGATCACACACTGGGCAACATACAGCATGACGGAAATCAAACCATCGCCTGTAGCAACCAGGAAAGACGCATACTAAACCAGCCACACAAGGAGTACCTGCTGAAAAGAGTATAACCCAAACACCATCCTGAGCCTCGACCAACCTATAGAAGCACAAGCCCAAGCTCAGATGGCTTGATTCCATTGCGAATGCGGTAATTATAGAGATAATAGTGCAGCTGCCCATCTCCAGGGCCAAACTTGAGCTCCTTGAGGAACCCCTCGTTCTCCATGACATCGAGCGCGTTGAACACATCAAAGTTCTTCTGCTTGGCCACAATCAGTGCATCATTCATCAGCTGCTGCAATGGGGTCTTGACAGCAACATTGTAATATGAGTATGCGGCCTTGAGTGTTGAGTAGTTGGCATTGTTCAGCACGGACGAGGGCAGAGTGTAAAAGCTGCAGAAATCTGTGACCTCGTGCGTCTCAGGGCTCTCCACAAGGTAGCTGTCCACTACATCCTCCTGGGGCAGCAACCAGTGCTCAACATCAAGCTCATCAAAATCTGGAGCCACCACGTACCTTGCAAGGTATGCCCTGAGCAAGCGTGTGACtgctgcaacatcccgcaactccaTCTGGCGGAACCCAGGGGTAAGCGGCGCATCAGGCAGCTTGTAGAGCCGGACCGTGCGGCTCATGGTCATGCGGGGACCAAGACGGGAGAAGCCAACGTCGATGAGCTTCTTCGGGTTGAGGGATCGATGCCAGTAGCGGCAGGTGGTGATGGGGGTCGGGAGGACGACGCCCGCAGTGTAGGCAGCCTGCCAGATGTTCTCCAGGTGCACGCGACGGGTGACCTCCCGGATGAGCACCGGCGCGAGGCGCTTGGATCGGAGCTTCTTGTGGACGCAGAGGAAGTTGATCTCGGCCATGCGGACAACGTCGTCGCGCGCACGGATGCGCGCGGGGACGCCGGATATGAAAGCGACGAGCTTCTTGGACTCCTTGGCCCGGACGCCAATGTGCCAGGCGCGGAAGAAGGAGGGGGGGCGGAGCGCCCAGCGGAGGAAGGCCGGCGAGTAGTTGAAGCGGAACATGTTCTCGTCGTCCTCGACGTAGTTGTGGGCGAGGAGGGCGTAAAGGTCGGCGAGGAGGGCGTCGTCGTCGAGGTCGCAGGTGAACCACTCGAAGGCCGCGGGGAGCGGGTAGGGGTCGGCGCGGACCTCGGAGAGCGGGGAGGGCGGCTCGATGGCGCCGTCGGGGAGGGAGACGTCGGCGACGTCGCCAAACTGGCCCACGGGCTGCGTCTCCCAGAACTTGTGGCGGCGGGCGGTGGGGTTGGAGGCGAGGGTCATGTGCTCCTGCACGCGCCGCGCCAGCGCCTCGATCGAGGTGTCCTCCGGCGCGGCGTGGGCGGCGTCGCTGGTGGAAGCgctggcgctggcggcggcggggtcgtTGTTGGGGGCGGCCATGGCGATCGGCGCGGTGGGAGGGCTGGATCGGCTGTAGGGTTTGAGAGAGATTTGGGGGAGGAGACTAGGCGACAGGCCGGGTAGTGGAACGCGAGGCCAGGGGGCGGATCGGATCTGTTATTGGGCTAGCTATTCGTAAGCGTACCAAAGATACGTTTATTTATTTTCTCCTCTCCTTCTATTTATGGTTTCTCTCTGCATCACGCGATATTACAACCGGAAGAAAACCACAAATAAGAGTCCCTATACAACACTTTGAATTAAGAGCATCTGCAACCGAACTCTTCGTGAAGACACTTTGAATTAAGAGCATCTGCAACCGAACTCTTCGTGAAGGTCCTAGACGCCCGGACTCGGCCTGGACAAAAATATGTCACATATTCGGATATGGCAAACCTGGCCCAAACGCCTGGGCTGACCGGCACCTCTTGTATGCAGTCCATAACTGGAAAGAATGCTCAGATGTGTCCGTCACGTCGGATCAGGCCTACCATGACTCACTACGATCCCACATATATTTATCCATATCCGCACTCCGGATCAAACCCTAGTCACTCCATTCCGCTCCGATCATCTTCATCCCCAAGCTCCTTTCCGGCGAACTCCGACCGTCTCGGACATGTCGGGCAGTGGATCTGACTCCGAGATCCCTCGATCCATCAACTGGGGTCTTGTCCCTTGCGTGGCCGGTGAGGAGATGGTTGTCCACATGGCTCTCCGTCGCTCCCGGAAGGAGTGCGTCCGACCTCTCAAATGGCGCTTGGATCCGCCGACACTAGAGGCTCGAGGCACGTGAATGCGGCTTCGCCGAAGGCAACGACCACTGCCTGGTGCCGCAACCCCTCCAATCGTGCGGTGTTCCCACGGCGTTGGGCTCCGAGTCAGAGGTCAATAGTGACTTCCCTCACGACCCGTCCGTTGTGGAGTCGAGGCGTTGTGTTGTGGACGCGAGGCATGCCCCAGTGCGAGGCAAAGGACGAGGGAGGCCACGGCAGCCCTCATGACAGAGGGCGCGGAGCCAGAGTCGCACAACCACCTTGGATGAGCCACGCCCGTCCATGTCTATCATATATCTCACCTCAACCGGCGACGTTTAGGTCACGGGTTCCGACGAGGAAGAGCAGGGCATGTAAGATGGTGGGGCCTCGTGCCCCATGTGGGCCAGTCTGTGTCTCATGTCCTACCCTACCTCACTGGCGACCGTTGAACAAGGACACGGAGGTAACGACAAGTACGGCCGCGACGAAGATTTAGACTAGATTATACGTTGCATTTGATTGTATGTATTTGATGATTTACAATGAGGTATCTGATTATAACATCGAATATTTGAATGTTGACCGGTCGTTGTCCATGGACGCGTCCTGATGCTTCTGGACATTTCCGCAAATGTCTGGGAACGAATTTAGTTAGGTCCGCTTGTAGATGCTCTAACCACCTATCCATAAGATACTAAATATAATTTTATAGCCGTCGAGAGAGAGGGAGAAAAACGCTCTCGATAACACAAATGTTTGAACTTGTCGTCCGCTCACAAAAACTTGGACAGTTTTTTTAAATATGTTTTAGGCCCCgcttggatcatcgttttccagcGACTTACACCCGGAAATCATACCTCCGTATAAAAAAACGGGGTGGTCTTCTGTTAGGTACTTGGATCGTCGTTTCTGGGCTGTAAACTTTACACCCTATTTCCAAGTTACAACGGTATTTCGCCGGTTTCTGAAACACACCTCGGTCCGTCGTTTCTGCTCCgtatctctctcttctcgattgacaGCTGCTTTACGTCGGAAGGCCGGAGCAACAGGGGACGGGCCGAGGACCGCCGGCCCGGCGAGGAGCTGCCTAGCAGGTTCCCTGTTTGGGCACCGCCGCACGGAGGAGTTCGTGTCGGCCGACGGGTTCAGACGACGACGAGCAGGCGGCCCGAGGTCCTGGCCAGGAAGAGAGCTGCTCCAGTTGTGCGAAACGGCCGCCATGGTCAGTCATGGTTGAAGCGACTCGCATCATGCGACCATCGCCTTGACGCATCTCAAGCGGCGGATCTCAGACGGCCACCATGTCATGGCCGCCGGATTTGCCTCATGTCTAGTGTGTGGCGGACGACAGCAGATTTGGCGACTTCGTCGTCCAGAGGCTGCCGAACTGGATTCCGGCGACCATTACGCGGGGCTTTTCCCCAGCCGATGTGCCAGTGCGGATTGTGCAGCATCGGTCTTGGACGTGCAGGGCTGCCCTCATTCTCTGACTGAGCCGGCGGCAGCGAATTACAGGGGTAATATATCCGTTTGTATTTTACTGGCGTACAGTAATATCCGGGGGTAATTGTTTACAGTTGTAAAATTTCACAGACATTCCAAGCGGGGCCTTAGGGGAAAAAACTTGGAAAGATGAGTGTTCATAAGTTGGACCGACGGAGCATAGTGCATCGCAGAGGACAAAACCATGGGCGAATCTGCTTTTAGGTGCCTTCTTTCGACAAAGGCCAACCATCGGGCCATGTAATACAAAGAAGGCAGCGTCACATGTTTgtcaaaaaaaaagagcagcgtCACATGTTTGTCAAAAAAAAAGCAGCGTCACATGATTTCAGATCACAGGCTGTACGTTAAGCATCCACCAAAAGCAGCCCTCACTTcggcaaaaaaatacttcctccgttcTATTTTAAACTAAAACTACGACAAGAATTGCGAAACAGAGGCACTGATAACAAAATTTACAAAGGACGAAGCAAACAAGCGAAAATACCATTCTGCACCCCAGGtcaaatgctcctggtgtgaacagtaaaataaaaaaaatagaaaaagaattcaaAACATTCTGAATTTTTTTGACATATTTTAAGAAATGTTCGCTGTGCATACAAAATTTCATCACGAAATCACATTGGTgaaagtcatggcaaaaaaaaaaTAGAGCTCCAAAATGCATTTGAAAGTGACATTTTCAGAGCATTGATTTTTTTTACCACGCCTTCTACCAATGTGATTTGGTGATGAATTTGTGCATACACTACAAACATTCCTTAAATTTTAcccaaaaaaacagaatttttaaattTAATTTCTATTTTTCGAATCTTCTGTTCACCCAGGAGACAAGTTGCTTGTCCTCGGGACAGAAACATGACTGCCAGTAATACTCCCGAAGCGGACATTGTGTAGGTCCCACTAGCCGTATGCTTTCATACAATGTCATCCTCGGTGAGTTCATCAAGCTGAACCTCATGCAAAAGCGCCCACTCGATCGGTGAGTTCATCAAGTCGACAACACCATCAAGGCGCCTAAGATTTTGATTTTGCCAAGGAGGGTGCATATGACCAAACTTTCATTAGAGTACATACAGGAAAAGGCAGCAGGGCGAGATACACATTATTCCCTGATTTCAACACAGGACAGCATCCAAAATGCACCAACTTAAAATCATTCCTAGGCAATGAAAGGAATGGCCTCTCAGGTACAACCAACGAATTGATTCGAGTTATGATACAACACAGAGACAACACGCGGGCAAGAAGACAACAGGCTGGGCCAACGCTTCCATCCATCCATGTACAAGAGAGCAGATGTCGGCGCGCAGCTGACGGGGGTCGACAACACCATCAAAACTCCCTGTGCGCCACTTGCAGTATTGTGAGCACCTCTCCTCTTGAACCTGAAACGTCACCGGGGGTTATATGATGATGGGAAAGATACTATGGCAAGGTGAAAGGGTTAAAAATTGCTGGAGGATGAGTATGGCATACATCGCTCGTAGAGCTCTGAGGCGAGCTCGAGGAGAGACTCGGTCTCCTCGGCCATCTTGCCGATCCTTTCAACCTCCATCATGTGCTCGTTTGCGAGGTGCGATTTGGCCTCCGCATCGGCTACTTTCGTCGCTGCAGCTTCAGCCGCGCCCAGTGCAGGGCTCGCAGCGGTAAACAGGCCTTGACCCTTTGCTGCCTTGGATGACTTGGCTGAATCCTTCTTCTTTAGAGATGGATCTTTCATTGGAGCCAGAGCCCTTTTTGCATATGAATCCGTCAGCTTATAGGACTTATCAATCTGTTCACATTAAGAAAGAAAAGATTATCGTTAGTTACATCTAAAGATCTTTTCACATCTTCAATTCAAAACGTACAAACAAGCTCAAAAGTTGGGGAGTCCAGGATATTGCATGTCTGGTAAACTAAACGTATAGTTTGGATCCAGTCACCAAAGTATTCCTACAAAAATATATCATTCTCAATTTTGAATTAAAATTCTCTTTAGGAAATTAAAATTGCAATACAAACTTGAACCTCATGTCGAGCTCCACATAAGATAACTTGTCAGCGTGCCAATTTTGACAGCCAAACTAAAGAATCTGAATTCCACATATCGTCAATGCTTAAATTGGAAGAGGTGCAAATCACAACATCTGCTGCAAAGTTGGCACAACGAGACTTCCTATACCCCCTGTATTCCCACCAATACTCTACCCAGCAGATATGAATATTCTGATTTGGGTTTGGTAAGGAATGTGGGATCCCAGCATAATCCATGCGGAGAATTAAGAATCGTGTGGATTTGGTAAGAGTCCTGCCGTAGTTAGAAGGGAGAATAGTAA contains:
- the LOC119276577 gene encoding glycylpeptide N-tetradecanoyltransferase 1-like — its product is MAAPNNDPAAASASASTSDAAHAAPEDTSIEALARRVQEHMTLASNPTARRHKFWETQPVGQFGDVADVSLPDGAIEPPSPLSEVRADPYPLPAAFEWFTCDLDDDALLADLYALLAHNYVEDDENMFRFNYSPAFLRWALRPPSFFRAWHIGVRAKESKKLVAFISGVPARIRARDDVVRMAEINFLCVHKKLRSKRLAPVLIREVTRRVHLENIWQAAYTAGVVLPTPITTCRYWHRSLNPKKLIDVGFSRLGPRMTMSRTVRLYKLPDAPLTPGFRQMELRDVAAVTRLLRAYLARYVVAPDFDELDVEHWLLPQEDVVDSYLVESPETHEVTDFCSFYTLPSSVLNNANYSTLKAAYSYYNVAVKTPLQQLMNDALIVAKQKNFDVFNALDVMENEGFLKELKFGPGDGQLHYYLYNYRIRNGIKPSELGLVLL